One part of the Nocardioides zeae genome encodes these proteins:
- the aceE gene encoding pyruvate dehydrogenase (acetyl-transferring), homodimeric type, whose product MADVTADPTPRPSQSRPTSPSVIHEGLPTQLPDIDPDETHEWLDSFDSLIEDRGRDRARYLMLRLLERAREKQVGVPALRSTDYINTIPPEREPWFPGDEEIERRIRAYIRWNAAMMVSSANRKGLEVGGHIATYQSSASLYEVGFNHFFRGKDAPGGGDQVYIQGHASPGVYARAFLEGRLSEEQLYRFRQEVQHGVGQGLSSYPHPRLMPGFWEFPTVSMGLTAIGSIYQARFNRYLQNRGIKDTSQQHVWAFLGDGEMAEPESLGAIRVAAREELDNLTWVINCNLQQLDGPVTGNGKIIQELESNFRGAGWNVIKVVWGREWDQLLARDVDGVLVNKMNSTPDGAFQTYSVESGDYIRESFFGGDPRLRAMVEHMSDEQIRKLPRGGHDYRKVYSAFDAATKHTGQPTVILAQTIKGWTIDALEGKNATHQMKKLTKDDVKRFRDRLYLPISDRDLDLAYEETGAAPFFHPGEKSPEMEYMMERRKQLGGSLPKRVNRSTMLKLPGDKVYAELKKGAGKNKVATTMAAVRLLRDWMRDPEIGARIVPIAPDEYRTFGMDSMFPSAKVYNPMGQTYESVDRNMLLAYKESTSGQLLHEGISEAGAMASATAAGSAYATHGETMIPFYIFYSMFGFQRTGDSIWAMADQLSRGFLVGATAGRTTLTGEGLQHADGHSPLLASTNPAVVHYDPAFSYEVAHVMRSGLERMYGATEQHPQGEDVIFYLTVYNEPVAQPAEPEDVDVEGILKGIHKVSTSEAQGPRVQLLASGVGFPWIAEAQRLLAEEWGVAADTWSVTSWNELARDGVAAEEWNLLHPSETPRTAYVADKLAGSDGPVIAVSDYMAAVPLQIARWVPEDYRVLGADGFGFADTRPSARRFFHIDAQSVVVAALQSLAEAGEIDPSVVQKAFDAYRVDDPTAVKDVKQEGGDA is encoded by the coding sequence ATGGCCGACGTGACCGCTGACCCGACACCCCGACCCAGCCAGTCGCGTCCCACTTCACCGTCCGTGATCCATGAGGGCCTGCCGACCCAGTTGCCCGACATCGACCCCGACGAGACGCACGAGTGGCTCGACTCCTTCGACTCCCTGATCGAGGACCGTGGGCGCGACCGCGCCCGCTACCTGATGCTGAGACTCCTCGAGCGGGCCCGGGAGAAGCAGGTCGGCGTGCCGGCCCTGCGCTCCACGGACTACATCAACACGATCCCGCCCGAGCGCGAACCGTGGTTCCCCGGCGACGAGGAGATCGAGCGCCGCATCCGGGCCTACATCCGGTGGAACGCCGCGATGATGGTGTCGAGCGCGAACCGCAAGGGCCTGGAGGTCGGCGGCCACATCGCGACCTACCAGTCCTCCGCCAGCCTCTACGAGGTCGGCTTCAACCACTTCTTCCGCGGCAAGGACGCCCCCGGCGGCGGCGACCAGGTCTACATCCAGGGCCACGCCTCCCCCGGTGTCTACGCCCGCGCGTTCCTCGAGGGCCGTCTCTCCGAGGAGCAGCTGTACCGCTTCCGCCAGGAGGTGCAGCACGGTGTCGGGCAGGGTCTCTCGTCGTACCCCCACCCCCGGCTCATGCCCGGGTTCTGGGAGTTCCCGACCGTGTCGATGGGTCTCACGGCCATCGGGTCGATCTACCAGGCGCGCTTCAACCGCTACCTGCAGAACCGCGGCATCAAGGACACCTCGCAGCAGCACGTGTGGGCCTTCCTCGGCGACGGCGAGATGGCCGAGCCCGAGTCGCTCGGCGCCATCCGGGTCGCGGCCCGCGAGGAGCTCGACAACCTCACCTGGGTCATCAACTGCAACCTGCAGCAGCTCGACGGCCCGGTGACGGGCAACGGCAAGATCATCCAGGAGCTCGAGTCCAACTTCCGGGGCGCGGGCTGGAACGTCATCAAGGTCGTCTGGGGCCGTGAGTGGGACCAGCTGCTGGCCCGCGACGTCGACGGCGTGCTCGTCAACAAGATGAACAGCACCCCCGACGGCGCCTTCCAGACCTACTCGGTCGAGTCCGGCGACTACATCCGCGAGAGCTTCTTCGGCGGCGACCCGCGCCTGCGCGCCATGGTCGAGCACATGTCGGACGAGCAGATCCGCAAGCTCCCGCGCGGTGGTCACGACTACCGCAAGGTCTACTCGGCCTTCGACGCCGCGACCAAGCACACGGGTCAGCCGACGGTGATCCTGGCGCAGACCATCAAGGGCTGGACGATCGACGCCCTCGAGGGCAAGAACGCCACGCACCAGATGAAGAAGCTGACGAAGGACGACGTCAAGCGCTTCCGCGACCGGCTCTACCTGCCGATCTCGGACCGGGACCTCGACCTCGCCTACGAGGAGACGGGCGCCGCGCCCTTCTTCCACCCGGGCGAGAAGTCCCCCGAGATGGAGTACATGATGGAGCGGCGCAAGCAGCTCGGCGGCTCGCTGCCGAAGCGCGTCAACCGCTCGACCATGCTCAAGCTCCCGGGCGACAAGGTCTACGCGGAGCTCAAGAAGGGCGCCGGCAAGAACAAGGTCGCCACGACCATGGCCGCCGTCCGCCTGCTGCGCGACTGGATGCGCGACCCGGAGATCGGCGCCCGCATCGTGCCGATCGCCCCGGACGAGTACCGCACGTTCGGCATGGACTCGATGTTCCCGAGCGCCAAGGTCTACAACCCGATGGGGCAGACCTACGAGTCGGTCGACCGCAACATGCTGCTGGCCTACAAGGAGTCGACCTCGGGGCAGCTGCTCCACGAGGGCATCTCCGAGGCGGGCGCCATGGCGTCGGCGACGGCCGCGGGCTCGGCGTACGCCACCCACGGCGAGACGATGATCCCGTTCTACATCTTCTACTCGATGTTCGGGTTCCAGCGCACGGGCGACTCGATCTGGGCCATGGCCGACCAGCTCTCCCGGGGCTTCCTCGTGGGTGCGACCGCCGGACGCACGACGCTGACCGGTGAGGGCCTGCAGCACGCCGACGGGCACTCCCCGCTGCTGGCGTCGACGAACCCCGCGGTCGTGCACTACGACCCGGCGTTCTCCTACGAGGTGGCGCACGTGATGCGGTCCGGCCTCGAGCGCATGTACGGCGCGACCGAGCAGCACCCGCAGGGCGAGGACGTCATCTTCTACCTCACGGTCTACAACGAGCCGGTGGCGCAGCCGGCCGAGCCGGAGGACGTGGACGTCGAGGGCATCCTCAAGGGCATCCACAAGGTCTCCACGTCGGAGGCCCAGGGCCCGCGCGTGCAGCTGCTCGCGTCGGGCGTCGGCTTCCCGTGGATCGCCGAGGCGCAGCGCCTGCTGGCCGAGGAGTGGGGCGTCGCCGCGGACACGTGGTCGGTGACCTCGTGGAACGAGCTGGCCCGGGACGGCGTCGCCGCCGAGGAGTGGAACCTCCTGCACCCGAGCGAGACCCCGCGCACGGCGTACGTGGCCGACAAGCTCGCCGGCTCCGACGGCCCGGTCATCGCGGTGTCGGACTACATGGCCGCGGTGCCCCTCCAGATCGCCCGCTGGGTGCCGGAGGACTACCGGGTGCTCGGTGCGGACGGGTTCGGCTTCGCCGACACCCGCCCGTCGGCGCGGCGCTTCTTCCACATCGACGCCCAGTCGGTCGTGGTCGCGGCGCTGCAGTCGCTGGCCGAGGCCGGCGAGATCGACCCGTCGGTCGTGCAGAAGGCGTTCGACGCCTACCGCGTGGACGACCCGACGGCCGTGAAGGACGTCAAGCAGGAGGGCGGCGACGCCTGA
- a CDS encoding DUF3052 domain-containing protein, with protein MSATSGGGSTQTAGAAGNVASRLGLTVGTVVQELGWDEDTDDELRQAIEDAIDGDMVDGDDGTVVDAVVLWWRADDGDLTDGLVDSLADLAAGGVIWLLTPKVGRPGSVEPADIAEAADTAGLSQTTTAAVSREWSAVRLEAPKQA; from the coding sequence GTGAGCGCGACGTCGGGTGGAGGTTCCACCCAGACCGCCGGAGCCGCGGGCAACGTGGCGAGCCGGCTGGGACTGACGGTCGGCACGGTCGTCCAGGAGCTCGGGTGGGACGAGGACACCGATGACGAGCTGCGGCAGGCGATCGAGGACGCGATCGACGGCGACATGGTCGACGGCGACGACGGAACGGTCGTGGACGCCGTCGTGCTGTGGTGGCGCGCCGACGACGGCGACCTCACCGACGGGCTCGTGGACTCCCTCGCCGATCTCGCCGCGGGCGGCGTGATCTGGCTCCTGACCCCGAAGGTCGGCCGGCCGGGGTCCGTCGAGCCCGCCGACATCGCCGAGGCGGCGGACACGGCGGGGCTCTCCCAGACCACCACCGCGGCCGTGAGCCGCGAGTGGAGCGCCGTGCGCCTCGAGGCGCCCAAGCAGGCCTGA
- a CDS encoding AMP-binding protein: MGAVRTKVADAGTSLRVLAGAGIVRPYSPRVLAGMLGTLRSWGTSPAGGFRTAALRWPDEVGVVDERGELTWGQLHRRTNALAASLRQEGVRAGDGVAVMCRNHRGFIEASVAASKLGADVLYLNTAFAGPQLVDVLEREAPRIVVHDEEFTEMLAAADVEHRVLAWVDDEPAGTAGDTAGRSDGVRTLEELIARGDEAELEPPEREGRTIILTSGTTGTPKGAPRPQGGVPAAVSLLSRMPLRSRWRCFVAAPLFHTWGFAHYQLAMLLGTTLVLRRRFDPEEALVVLAEERCDSFVVIPVMLQRILALPSSVLDAHRLPRLTVVASSGSALPGDLALTWMDRFGDNLYSTYGSTEVAWASIADPQDLREAPSSAGRLPHATVVKILDETGAEVPPGEPGRIFVGNDLQIEGYTGGGAKEVVDGLMSSGDVGRFGPDGRLYVEGRDDEMIVSGGENVFPKEVEDCLARHEAVAEVAAIGVEDDDFGKRLRAFVVLVDGADADEESLKGWVKQNLARYKVPREIVLLDELPRNATGKVLKRELDAD, from the coding sequence GTGGGCGCAGTGCGGACGAAGGTGGCAGATGCGGGCACGAGCCTGCGGGTCCTGGCCGGGGCCGGGATAGTCCGGCCGTACTCCCCGCGGGTCCTCGCCGGGATGCTCGGCACCCTGCGGTCGTGGGGGACCAGCCCCGCCGGGGGGTTCCGCACGGCCGCGCTCCGTTGGCCCGACGAGGTCGGTGTCGTCGACGAGCGCGGCGAGCTCACCTGGGGCCAGCTGCACCGCCGCACGAACGCCCTCGCCGCCTCGCTGCGGCAGGAGGGCGTGCGGGCCGGTGACGGCGTGGCCGTCATGTGTCGCAACCACCGCGGTTTCATCGAGGCGTCCGTCGCGGCCAGCAAGCTCGGTGCGGACGTCCTCTACCTCAACACCGCCTTCGCCGGGCCGCAGCTGGTCGACGTGCTCGAGCGCGAGGCGCCGCGGATCGTCGTGCACGACGAGGAGTTCACCGAGATGCTCGCCGCGGCGGACGTCGAGCACCGGGTGCTGGCCTGGGTCGACGACGAGCCTGCCGGGACCGCCGGCGACACGGCCGGCCGGTCGGACGGCGTGCGCACGCTCGAGGAGCTCATCGCCCGGGGTGACGAGGCCGAGCTCGAGCCGCCGGAGCGCGAGGGCCGCACGATCATCCTCACCTCGGGCACGACCGGCACGCCCAAGGGCGCGCCGCGGCCACAAGGGGGCGTCCCGGCCGCGGTCTCCCTGCTGTCGCGGATGCCGCTGCGCTCCCGGTGGCGGTGCTTCGTGGCGGCGCCGCTCTTCCACACCTGGGGCTTCGCCCACTACCAGCTCGCCATGCTGCTCGGCACGACGTTGGTGCTGCGTCGACGGTTCGACCCGGAGGAGGCGCTCGTGGTGCTCGCGGAGGAGCGCTGCGACTCGTTCGTGGTCATCCCCGTCATGCTCCAGCGGATCCTCGCGCTCCCGTCGAGCGTGCTGGACGCGCACCGGCTGCCCCGCCTGACCGTCGTGGCGTCCTCGGGGTCGGCCCTGCCGGGCGACCTCGCGCTCACCTGGATGGACCGCTTCGGCGACAACCTCTACAGCACCTACGGCTCGACCGAGGTCGCCTGGGCGAGCATCGCCGATCCCCAGGACCTCCGCGAGGCGCCGTCGTCGGCGGGCCGTCTGCCGCACGCCACCGTCGTCAAGATCCTCGACGAGACGGGCGCGGAGGTGCCGCCGGGCGAGCCGGGCCGCATCTTCGTCGGCAACGACCTGCAGATCGAGGGCTACACGGGCGGAGGGGCGAAGGAGGTCGTCGACGGGCTGATGTCGTCGGGCGACGTCGGGCGCTTCGGTCCCGACGGTCGGCTCTACGTCGAGGGCCGCGACGACGAGATGATCGTCTCCGGCGGCGAGAACGTCTTCCCGAAGGAGGTCGAGGACTGCCTCGCCCGCCACGAGGCCGTCGCCGAGGTGGCGGCCATCGGGGTGGAGGACGACGACTTCGGCAAGCGGCTGCGCGCCTTCGTGGTGCTCGTCGACGGCGCCGACGCCGACGAGGAGTCGTTGAAGGGCTGGGTCAAGCAGAACCTCGCGCGCTACAAGGTGCCGCGCGAGATCGTGCTGCTCGACGAGCTGCCGCGGAACGCGACCGGCAAGGTGCTGAAGCGCGAGCTCGACGCCGACTGA
- a CDS encoding peroxiredoxin produces MFPMSDDARATTPCGGAGGACDDVSALPVGAPAPDFALRDQFGQTVRLSDFRDRKAVAVLFIPFAFSGVCTGELGAVQARLASFLTFDTEVVVVSCDPVYSLRAFAERDGLDMTLLSDFWPHGAVSAAYGVFDASRGAPRRSSFVVDPRGTISWAVHNDLRQGRDLDAHLAALQQAVGEPV; encoded by the coding sequence ATGTTCCCGATGAGTGACGACGCGCGCGCGACGACGCCGTGCGGCGGTGCGGGCGGTGCGTGCGACGACGTCTCGGCTCTCCCGGTCGGCGCCCCGGCGCCGGACTTCGCGCTGCGCGACCAGTTCGGCCAGACGGTGCGGCTCTCCGACTTCCGTGACCGCAAGGCGGTGGCGGTGCTGTTCATCCCGTTCGCGTTCTCCGGCGTGTGCACCGGCGAGCTCGGAGCCGTGCAGGCCCGCCTCGCCTCGTTCCTCACCTTCGACACGGAGGTCGTGGTCGTCTCCTGCGACCCGGTCTACTCCTTGCGTGCGTTCGCCGAGCGGGACGGCCTGGACATGACGCTCCTCTCGGACTTCTGGCCGCACGGGGCGGTCTCCGCGGCGTACGGGGTGTTCGACGCCTCCCGGGGCGCCCCGCGCCGGTCGTCCTTCGTGGTCGACCCCCGGGGCACCATCAGCTGGGCCGTGCACAACGACCTCCGCCAGGGACGCGACCTCGACGCCCACCTCGCGGCCCTGCAGCAGGCGGTCGGCGAGCCGGTCTGA
- a CDS encoding response regulator transcription factor, producing the protein MASILIVEDESRIASFVAKGLRAEGHSVTVVGDGVDGLDHALSGTFDLMVLDIGLPRMDGFEVLDQLRSQGSRMPVIVLTARDSATDTVSALDGGADDYMPKPFRFSELQARVRVRLRNAGAGGDDARGSVLSAGGVTLDLRTRRASVGGRTLELSAREFTLAEMFLRNPGQVLSREQLLDTVWGLDFDPSSNVVDVYVGYLRKKFGAGAIGTVRGMGYRFNG; encoded by the coding sequence GTGGCCAGCATCCTGATCGTCGAGGACGAGAGCCGGATCGCGTCCTTCGTCGCCAAGGGCCTGCGTGCCGAGGGCCACAGCGTCACCGTGGTCGGGGACGGCGTCGACGGGCTCGACCACGCCCTCAGCGGCACGTTCGACCTCATGGTGCTCGACATCGGGCTCCCGCGCATGGACGGCTTCGAGGTGCTCGACCAGCTGCGGTCCCAGGGCTCCCGCATGCCGGTGATCGTGCTGACCGCGCGTGACTCCGCGACGGACACCGTCTCGGCCCTCGACGGCGGCGCGGACGACTACATGCCCAAGCCGTTCCGGTTCAGCGAGCTGCAGGCACGGGTGCGCGTGCGCCTGCGCAACGCCGGTGCCGGCGGTGACGACGCGCGGGGCTCCGTGCTGAGCGCGGGCGGGGTCACCCTCGACCTCCGCACCCGGCGCGCCTCCGTCGGGGGGCGCACCCTCGAGCTGTCGGCGCGCGAGTTCACCCTCGCCGAGATGTTCCTGCGCAACCCCGGCCAGGTGCTGTCGCGCGAGCAGCTGCTCGACACGGTCTGGGGCCTCGACTTCGACCCGAGCTCGAACGTCGTCGACGTCTACGTGGGCTACCTGCGGAAGAAGTTCGGCGCCGGGGCCATCGGGACCGTGCGCGGCATGGGCTACCGCTTCAACGGCTGA
- a CDS encoding HAMP domain-containing sensor histidine kinase, whose product MRPGLSVRLRITTTVAVLVALALAGAGFSFYVIEDRRIDTVHVQAVEQELDEFRRLATTAGPYQLPGAEDPLTGVAPVGVADLLYGFVQRNVPTEEEKLVGWWEDGARIDQAERSSPEDVAGTPAFAAAVRPLVADGGSVRTTIDGQSLLLTVQPASVEEGGTTSQGALVVVTYTDVAHQQLTDTVRTYTLVAMAALLLVVAVASWQSGRLLRPLRVLRRSAEEISGTDLSRRVPETGNDDITDLTRTVNGMLARLESAFTGQRQFLDDAGHELRTPLTILRGHLELLETDSPEARETRDLLLDEVDRMARLVGDLLLLAKSDRPDFLTTAPVDVADLAATVLSKARGLGPRDWTLDVPAGAVAPPVLEADEQRLTQALLQLCDNAVKHTAPGDVVAVGWDVVRDGARDGAVRLWVRDSGPGVPEADRERIFERFGRSHVPDDDEGFGLGLSIVAAIAAAHGGSVAVTPASPTGALFVLTVPTREEPPWPAS is encoded by the coding sequence GTGCGCCCGGGGCTCTCCGTCCGCCTGCGGATCACGACGACCGTGGCGGTGCTCGTCGCCCTGGCCCTCGCCGGGGCGGGGTTCAGCTTCTACGTCATCGAGGACCGCCGGATCGACACGGTCCACGTGCAGGCGGTGGAGCAGGAGCTCGACGAGTTCCGCCGGCTCGCGACGACCGCGGGGCCCTACCAGCTGCCCGGCGCCGAGGACCCGCTCACCGGCGTCGCGCCGGTGGGGGTCGCCGACCTGCTCTACGGCTTCGTGCAGCGCAACGTGCCCACGGAGGAGGAGAAGCTCGTCGGCTGGTGGGAGGACGGCGCGCGCATCGACCAGGCCGAGCGGAGCTCTCCGGAGGACGTCGCCGGCACCCCCGCCTTCGCCGCGGCCGTCCGGCCCCTCGTGGCCGACGGTGGCTCGGTGCGCACGACCATCGACGGCCAGTCCCTCCTCCTGACGGTGCAACCCGCCTCGGTCGAGGAGGGGGGGACGACGTCGCAGGGAGCACTCGTCGTCGTGACCTACACCGACGTCGCCCACCAGCAGCTGACCGACACCGTGCGCACCTACACGCTCGTGGCGATGGCGGCGCTCCTGCTCGTGGTGGCGGTGGCCTCCTGGCAGTCCGGGCGGCTCCTGCGTCCGCTCCGCGTGCTCCGCCGCAGCGCCGAGGAGATCAGCGGCACCGACCTGTCGCGACGCGTGCCCGAGACGGGCAACGACGACATCACCGACCTCACCCGCACCGTGAACGGCATGCTCGCCCGGCTCGAGTCCGCCTTCACGGGGCAGCGACAGTTCCTCGACGACGCCGGGCACGAGCTGCGGACGCCGCTGACGATCCTCCGCGGCCACCTCGAGCTGCTCGAGACCGACTCCCCGGAGGCCCGCGAGACCCGCGACCTGCTGCTCGACGAGGTGGACCGGATGGCCCGGCTCGTGGGCGACCTGCTGCTGCTCGCCAAGAGCGACCGCCCGGACTTCCTCACGACGGCGCCGGTGGACGTCGCCGACCTGGCGGCCACCGTCCTGTCGAAGGCGCGGGGGCTCGGGCCGCGGGACTGGACCCTCGACGTACCGGCCGGCGCGGTCGCACCCCCCGTCCTGGAGGCCGACGAGCAACGCCTCACCCAGGCACTGCTGCAGCTCTGCGACAACGCCGTCAAGCACACCGCCCCGGGCGACGTGGTCGCCGTCGGATGGGACGTGGTGCGGGACGGGGCGCGGGACGGGGCCGTGCGGCTCTGGGTGCGCGACAGCGGTCCCGGCGTCCCCGAGGCCGACCGCGAGCGCATCTTCGAGCGGTTCGGCCGCAGCCACGTGCCCGACGACGACGAGGGCTTCGGCCTCGGGCTGTCCATCGTCGCCGCGATCGCCGCGGCCCACGGCGGCTCCGTCGCCGTCACGCCGGCCTCGCCCACCGGCGCGCTCTTCGTGCTCACCGTCCCGACCCGAGAGGAACCCCCGTGGCCAGCATCCTGA
- a CDS encoding AMP-binding protein translates to MIVPLSVRDFMDRATTVYPDRTGVVDEPDQPAPSLGTLTYGELGDLAARQAAHLDALGIAVGERVAVVSHNSARLLTSFFGVAGSGRVFVPVNFRLRPDEVRYIVEHSGARVLYVDPEIDEALADVACEHRYVLGQDEHLYAPEGAEPRPWEPDESATACINYTSGTTARPKGVQITHRNIWVNATTFALHAGVTDRDVYLHTLPMFHANGWGMPFATTGLGVPQVVLRKVDGAEILRRIERHGVTFLCAAPAVVAAVLEAAQTWDGPVPGRDRVRVIVAGAPPPTRTVARVEEELGWEFIQIYGLTETSPLLTVNRSRAEWDDLEPEERAARLVRAGAPALGVRLSVDEHGEVLARGNQVLEGYWQQPEETEKALAGGWFHTGDGGTLEDGYLTINDRKKDVIITGGENVSSIEVEDALFSHPAVAEVAVIGVPSEKWGETIKALVVLAPDTSADEPELIAWCKQRLAGYKAPTSVEIRDELARTATGKLQKFKLRAPYWEGQTRQVN, encoded by the coding sequence GTGATCGTCCCCCTGAGCGTGCGCGACTTCATGGATCGCGCGACGACCGTCTACCCCGACCGGACGGGCGTGGTCGACGAGCCCGACCAGCCGGCTCCGTCCCTCGGCACGCTGACGTACGGCGAGCTCGGGGACCTCGCGGCCCGTCAGGCCGCGCACCTCGACGCCCTGGGCATCGCGGTGGGGGAGCGCGTCGCCGTGGTGTCCCACAACAGTGCCCGCCTGCTCACCTCGTTCTTCGGGGTCGCCGGGTCGGGCCGCGTGTTCGTGCCGGTGAACTTCCGGCTGCGCCCCGACGAGGTGCGCTACATCGTGGAGCACTCGGGGGCGCGGGTGCTCTACGTCGACCCCGAGATCGACGAGGCGCTGGCCGACGTCGCGTGCGAGCACCGCTACGTCCTGGGCCAGGACGAGCACCTGTACGCCCCGGAGGGGGCCGAGCCGCGGCCGTGGGAGCCCGACGAGTCCGCGACGGCGTGCATCAACTACACGTCGGGCACCACCGCGCGCCCCAAGGGCGTGCAGATCACGCACCGCAACATCTGGGTCAACGCGACCACGTTCGCCCTGCACGCGGGGGTGACCGACCGGGACGTCTACCTGCACACGCTGCCGATGTTCCACGCCAACGGCTGGGGCATGCCGTTCGCCACCACGGGCCTGGGCGTGCCGCAGGTCGTGCTGCGCAAGGTCGACGGGGCCGAGATCCTGCGCCGCATCGAGCGGCACGGCGTCACGTTCCTGTGCGCGGCCCCCGCGGTCGTCGCGGCGGTCCTCGAGGCGGCACAGACCTGGGACGGGCCGGTGCCCGGTCGCGACCGCGTCCGCGTCATCGTGGCGGGTGCCCCGCCGCCGACGCGCACGGTCGCGCGCGTCGAGGAGGAGCTGGGGTGGGAGTTCATCCAGATCTACGGCCTCACCGAGACCTCGCCGCTGCTCACGGTGAACCGTTCGCGCGCCGAGTGGGACGACCTCGAGCCCGAGGAGCGGGCCGCCCGCCTCGTGCGCGCCGGGGCCCCGGCGCTGGGGGTGCGGCTCTCCGTCGACGAGCACGGCGAGGTGCTCGCGCGCGGCAACCAGGTGCTGGAGGGCTACTGGCAGCAGCCGGAGGAGACGGAGAAGGCGCTCGCCGGCGGCTGGTTCCACACGGGCGACGGCGGCACGCTCGAGGACGGCTACCTCACGATCAACGACCGCAAGAAGGACGTCATCATCACGGGTGGTGAGAACGTGTCGTCGATCGAGGTGGAGGACGCCCTGTTCTCCCACCCCGCGGTCGCCGAGGTCGCCGTCATCGGCGTGCCGAGCGAGAAGTGGGGCGAGACGATCAAGGCCCTCGTCGTGCTGGCGCCGGACACGTCCGCCGACGAGCCGGAGCTGATCGCATGGTGCAAGCAGCGGCTGGCGGGCTACAAGGCCCCGACGTCGGTCGAGATCCGCGACGAGCTGGCGCGCACCGCGACCGGCAAGCTGCAGAAGTTCAAGCTGCGCGCGCCGTACTGGGAGGGGCAGACCCGCCAGGTGAACTGA
- a CDS encoding Nif3-like dinuclear metal center hexameric protein encodes MTTLGDVVDLLHAWFPPATAEDWDAVGLVYGDPARTVRKVMFAVDIDEAVAEEAATWGADLLVVHHPLFLRPVHGFAATTPKGRTLSRLAAAGCGLLVAHTNADQAVGGVSEAMAVALGITELEPIVPGPSEPYDKVTVLVPTDAAAPVRAAIAEAGAGAIGHYDHCTFSVAGQGRFRPLEGAQPTIGTVGDIELVEEERVEAILPRRLRRRVVAALLAAHPYEEPAYDVVELADPHALTSGTGRVGVVERTTLRAFAQTVADALPGTAGGVRVAGDPDRSVRRIAVCGGAGDGLLDGLVGSDVDVYVTSDLRHHRAAEFVADDGPALVDVAHWAAEWTWLPVVAARVTDALGDSVETRVSTLRTDPWQFRVDPSDPSDRPERSA; translated from the coding sequence ATGACGACCTTGGGCGATGTGGTCGACCTGCTGCACGCGTGGTTCCCGCCGGCGACGGCGGAGGACTGGGACGCGGTGGGTCTCGTGTACGGCGATCCTGCGCGCACGGTGCGCAAGGTGATGTTCGCGGTCGACATCGACGAGGCGGTGGCCGAGGAGGCCGCCACCTGGGGCGCCGACCTGCTCGTCGTGCACCACCCGCTGTTCCTGCGCCCGGTGCACGGTTTCGCCGCGACGACGCCGAAGGGCCGCACCCTGAGCCGCCTCGCCGCGGCGGGCTGCGGGCTGCTGGTCGCCCACACCAACGCCGACCAGGCGGTCGGGGGCGTGTCGGAGGCGATGGCCGTCGCGCTCGGCATCACCGAGCTGGAGCCGATCGTGCCCGGCCCCAGCGAGCCCTACGACAAGGTGACGGTGCTCGTGCCCACCGACGCGGCCGCGCCCGTGCGGGCGGCGATCGCGGAGGCGGGTGCCGGGGCCATCGGGCACTACGACCACTGCACGTTCTCGGTCGCCGGCCAGGGTCGGTTCCGGCCCCTCGAGGGCGCGCAGCCCACGATCGGGACGGTCGGCGACATCGAGCTGGTGGAGGAGGAGCGGGTCGAGGCGATCCTGCCGCGGCGGCTCCGCCGGCGGGTCGTGGCCGCGCTCCTCGCGGCGCACCCCTACGAGGAGCCCGCGTACGACGTGGTCGAGCTCGCCGACCCCCACGCCCTCACGAGCGGCACGGGTCGCGTCGGTGTCGTGGAGCGCACCACGCTGCGCGCGTTCGCCCAGACCGTCGCCGACGCCCTGCCCGGCACCGCGGGCGGGGTGCGCGTCGCGGGGGACCCGGACCGGTCCGTCCGACGCATCGCCGTCTGCGGCGGCGCGGGCGACGGCCTGCTCGACGGTCTTGTCGGCTCGGACGTGGACGTCTACGTGACGAGCGACCTGCGCCACCACCGGGCGGCCGAGTTCGTCGCGGACGACGGGCCGGCGCTCGTCGACGTCGCGCACTGGGCCGCGGAGTGGACCTGGCTGCCCGTGGTGGCGGCGCGCGTGACGGACGCGCTCGGCGATAGTGTGGAGACGCGCGTCAGCACGCTGCGCACCGACCCGTGGCAGTTCCGCGTGGACCCCTCCGACCCGTCCGACCGCCCTGAGAGGAGCGCGTGA